Sequence from the Microbacterium sp. AZCO genome:
TAGGAGCACGCCATGCCCTCAGCAGTTGACCGCGAGAAGGCCCTCGAATCGGCCCTCGCCCAGATCGACCGGCAGTTCGGAAAGGGCTCCGTCATGCGACTGGGCAGCGACGAGCGCGCTCCGGTCGAGGTGATCCCCACGGGCTCCATCGCGCTCGATGTCGCCCTCGGCATCGGCGGTCTGCCGCGCGGCCGCATCATCGAGATCTACGGGCCGGAGTCGTCGGGTAAGACGACGCTGACGCTGCACGCGATCGCCAATGTCCAGCGCGCCGGCGGCATCGCCGCGTTCGTCGACGCCGAGCACGCCCTCGACCCCGACTACGCGCAGAAGCTCGGCGTCGACATCGACCAGCTCCTCGTCTCGCAGCCCGACACCGGTGAGCAGGCGCTCGAGATCGCCGACATGCTCGTGCGCTCCGGCGCCATCGACCTCGTCGTCATCGACTCCGTCGCGGCGCTCGTGCCCAAGGCCGAGATCGAGGGGGAGATGGGCGACTCGCACGTCGGCCTGCAGGCGCGCCTCATGTCGCAGGCGCTGCGCAAGCTCACGGGTGGCCTCAACCAGACCAACACGACGATGATCTTCATCAACCAGCTGCGCGAGAAGATCGGCGTCTTCTTCGGCTCGCCCGAGACGACGGCCGGTGGAAAGGCGCTCAAGTTCTACGCGTCGGTCCGCCTCGACATCCGTCGCATCGAGACGCTGAAGGACGGCGCTGACGCCGTCGGAAACCGCACGCGCGTCAAGGTCGTCAAGAACAAGATGGCTCCGCCGTTCAAGCAGGCCGAGTTCGACATCCTGTACGGCGTGGGCATCTCGCGCGAGGGCAGCCTCATCGACTTCGGCGTCGAGCACGCCATCGTCAAGAAGTCCGGCGCCTGGTACACGTACGACGGCGAGCAGCTCGGCCAGGGCAAGGAGAACGCCCGCAACTTCCTCATCAAGAACGAAGACGTCGCGGCCGAGATCGAGTCGAAGATCAAGTCGAAGCTCGGCATCGGCGTTCCGCGCGGAGCCGAGACGCCCGCCGAAGACGAGCTGGCCAAGCGCCGCCCGGCGTGATGTTTCGACGTCGCTCGACAACCGTGTTTCGACGTCGCTCAACAACCGTGTTTCGACGTCGCTCAACAACCGGGGTGAGCCATGCGTAGCGGGGGCGAGCACGAATCGCTCGCCCCCGTCATCCCCCTCTTCGGTGGAGCAGTGCCCGAGCATCCGGAGGGCGTGTCGGATCACGTCGTGCCTGACGGCGGCTCCGGCGTGGAGGAATCGGCCTCGTCCGACCCATCGTCGGGCGAGGGATCGTGGCACCCGACCTGGGCAGCCGACCGTCCCGGCGCCGCCGAGGACGCGGTCGACTCTCCGGGTGTCGAGCTGGCGGAGAAGGCGCTGCTGAAGAAGCTGCGGACGCGATCGCTGTCGCTGTCGGAGGCGCGGGGCGTGCTCCGGGAGCACGACCTCGACGAGGTCGCCGTGGAGAGCGTGCTGGCGTCGCTCGAGGAGTACGGCTACCTCGACGACGCCGCGCTCGCCGAGCAGCTGATCCACGCGGGAGTCGACCGCAAGGGGCAGGGGCGCCAGGCGATCGCTCAGACGCTCGCCAAGCGCGGCATCCCTCGCGACGTGGCCGACGCCGCGCTGGCGGCGCTCCCCGACGACGACCTCGAGCGTGCTCTCGAGTTCGCCCGCGGCAAGGTGCGGTCACTGACGAGCGTCGACCGCGACACCGCCCTGCGACGGCTGAGCGGGCAGCTGGCTCGGCGCGGCTACGGCGGGTCGCTCGCGATGACGGCGGCGCGCATCGCGCTCGATGAGCGGTCTGCTCCCTCGAGCGGCGTCCGTTTCCGCTGATCCGTTTCGCGGCGCGCGGCGAACGGGTCGGGGCCGTCTGCGAGGTTCGCTTCGGCCGACCTTATCGGCGGTTCGCCTGTCCCGTCGCGAGCGGCGGCGCCCACAGAACCCGCGCATGTCGCGGCTCGTAGAATGTCACCATCATGACTTCCCCCTCCTCCTCCCCGACGCTCATCGCGCCGTCGCCTGCCGCGACCGGCGTGGACGGGCGGGTGCGCACGTACGAGGTGCGCACATTCGGCTGCCAGATGAACGTGCACGACTCCGAGCGACTCTCGGGCTCGCTCGAGAGCGCGGGTTACGTGCGGGCCGAGCTCGGCGCCGAGGCCGATGTGGTCGTCATCAACACCTGCGCGGTCCGTGACAACGCCGCGGGCAAGCTCTACGGCACGCTCGGTCACCTCAAGTCGCGCAAGGACCACCACGAGGGTATGCAGATCGCGGTCGGTGGCTGCCTCGCCCAGATGGACAAGGACGCCGTGCAGCAGAAGGCGCCCTGGGTCGACGTCGTCTTCGGCACCCACAACATGGGATCGCTGCCGAGCCTGCTCGAGCGTGCGCGTCACAACGGCGAGGCGGAGCTCGAGATCCTCGAGTCGCTCGAGGTCTTCCCGTCGACGCTCCCCACCAAGCGCGACTCCGTTTACAGCGGCTGGGTGTCCATCTCGGTCGGCTGCAACAACACCTGCACCTTCTGCATCGTGCCGAGCCTCCGCGGCAAGGAGAAGGACCGCCGACCCGGCGACATCCTGAACGAGATCCGCCTGCTCGTCGACGACGGCGCGATCGAGGTCACGCTGCTCGGCCAGAACGTCAACTCGTACGGCGTCGAGTTCGGCGACCGTCAGGCGTTCGGCAAGCTCCTTCGCGCGGCCGGCGAGATCGAGGGACTCGAGCGCATCCGATTCACGAGCCCGCACCCGGCCGCGTTCACCGACGACGTCATCGAGGCGATGGCCGAGACGCCCGCCGTCATGCCCCAGCTGCACATGCCGCTGCAGTCGGGGAGCGACCGCATCCTCAAGGCGATGCGTCGCTCCTACCGCAGCGAGCGGTTCCTCGGCATCCTCGATCGCGTGCGCGAGAAGATGCCCGACGCCGCGATCACGACCGACATCATCGTCGGCTTCCCCGGCGAGACCGACGAGGACTTCGAAGAGACGATGCGGGTCGTCGAGGCATCCCGCTTCTCGAGCGCCTTCACCTTCCAGTACTCGATCCGTGAGGGCACGCCCGCCGCCACGATGCCGGACCAGGTGCCGAAGGCCGTGGTGCAGGAGCGCTACGAGCGACTCATCGCGCTTCAGGAGCGCATCTCGCTCGAAGAAAACCAGAAGCAGCTCGGACGTGAGGCGCAGGTGCTCGTCTCGATGGGCGAGGGCAAGAAGGACGCCGAGACGCACCGCCTCACCGGCCGCGCCGAGGACAACCGGCTCGTGCACTTCGAGGTGCCGGCCGGCTCCGTCGTGCCGCGTCCCGGTGACGTGGTGAGCGTCACCGTCACCCACGCGGCGCCGTTCCACCTCCTCGCCGATGCGACCGACGGTGAGCCGCTGCGCATCCGCCGCACCCGCGCAGGCGATGCGTACGAGCGCTCCCTCGCCGAGTCCTGCGCCGTCCCGGCACCCTCAGGCGACGGGTCCTCGGCGGGACAGAAGCGCAGCGTGTCGCTCGGGCTGCCCACGCTCCGCGTCGGCGTCTGACCGCGGTGGCGGCGAGTCCCGCGGTCTGGGCCGTCGTCGGAGCGACGGGCACCGGCAAGACGGCGCTGTCGCTCGACCTCGCAGAAGCCCTCGCGGCGCGTGGCCGACCGGCCGAGATCGTCAATGCCGACGCCATGCAGCTCTACCGCGGGATGGACATCGGCACGGCCAAGCTCCCCGAGAGCGAGCGGCGCGGCATCCCGCACCACCTCTTCGACGTGCTCGCGGTCACCGAAGATGCCGCGGTCGCCTGGTATCAGGATGCCGCTCGCGACGCGATCCGCGGCATCCACGCGCGGGGCGCCGACGCCGTGCTCGTGGGCGGCTCGGGCCTCTACGTGTCGAGCGTGCTCTTCGACTTCCGCTTCCCGCCGCGCGACCCCGAGGTGCGCGCGCGCCTCGAAGCGGAGCTCGACGAGCTCGGCCCCGGCGTGCTGTTCGAGCGGCTGCGTCACGCCGACCCGGCTGCCGCCGAGCGCATGGACCCGCGCAACGGCCGTCGCATCGTGCGCGCCCTCGAGGTCATCGCACAGGGCTCGCAGACGCACGGCGCGGCGCTCCCCGACGAGCCCGTGCCCTGGCATCCCGACACCCGGATCGTCGGCGTCGGAGTGCCTCGCGACGAGCTCGTCGTGCGACTCGACGACCGTGTCGAGGGCATGTGGCGCGAGGGGCTGCTCGACGAGGTCGCGGCGCTGCGCGAGCAGGGCCTCGAACAGGGCGTCACGGCGCGTCGCGCGATCGGGTACGCGCAGGCGCTGGCCGAGCTCGCGGGGGAGCTGGGCGAGCCCGAGGCGATCGCGCAGACACAGCAGCTGACCCGTCGGTATGCGCGCCGCCAGGTGTCGTGGTTCCGCCGCTACGCCGGCGTCACCTGGGTGGAGCCGGGGCACCCCGCCGCCCGACTCGTGGAGGAGGACGCATGATCACGGTGAGGCCGTTCGAGGTGGGCGAAACCGACGCCGTCGTCGCGCTGTGGCATGCGGCGGGGCTGACGCGACCGTGGAATGACCCGCACCGCGACATCGAGCGGAAGCTCGCCGTGCAGCCCGAGCTCTTCCTCGTCGCCGTCGACGATGACGACCTCGTGGGGACCGTCATGGCCGGCTACGACGGACATCGCGGCTGGCTCTACTACCTCGCGACGGCTCCCGAGCGCCGCGGCGAGGGCATCGCGCGGCGGCTCGTCGTCGAGGCGGAGGAGCGGCTCCTCGCCATGGGATGCCCCAAGGCGCAGCTCATGGTCCGCCCCGACAACGCGGGCGCCCGCGGCCTCTACAACGCCCTCGGGTACGAGCCCTTCGAGACGTGGGCGACGGGCAAGCGGCTCATTCCCGACGCCTGAGAGGCACGGCTCGCGCTTCCCGGGCCACCCTAGAATCGGAGGATGCCGCAGACCATCCCGTTCACGAAAGGTCACGGCACGGGCAACGACTTCGTGATCGTGCCCGACCCCGACGGGGTCCTCAACCTGAGCGACGATCAGATCGCCGCGCTGTGCGATCGCCGCTTCGGCATCGGCGGCGACGGTGTGCTCCGGGTGGTGCGCTCGGCCGCGGTCGACGAGGGCGACGAGGCCGCCGAGTGGTTCATGGACTACCGCAACGCCGACGGCTCGAAGGCGGAGATGTGCGGCAACGGCATCCGCGTCTTCACGCGGTACCTGCTCGAGACGGGGCTCGCGTCGCTCGACGGCGGCGACCCGCTGCCGATCAGCACCCGGAACGGCGTCCTTCCGCTCACGCGCAGCGACCTCGGCTTCGAGGTCGACCTCGGTCGCTTCCGCGTGGAGGAGGACGAGACGCTCGTCCGCGCCCGCGGCCTCTCGGTGCCCCGGCCGGGCCTCGGCATCGACGTCGGCAATCCGCACGTCGTCGTCGCGCTTCCCGCCGACGAGGAGCTGGACGGACTCGACCTGACCGCGAAGCCGCTGCTGCAGCCCGAGCCGCCGCGCGGGGCGAACGTCGAGTTCGTGGTGCCGGCCGACCCTCTCGTGCGAGACGGCGTCGGCGCGATCCGCATGCGGGTCTTCGAGCGCGGAGTGGGCGAGACGCTCAGCTGCGGCACCGGCGTGGCGGCCTCGGCGCTCGCCGTGCGGCACTGGGCAGGGCCCGCCGCGCCCGATCGCTGGACCGTCGATGTTCCGGGCGGACGCCTCGGCGTGCGCGTCGCCGACGTCGCGGGCGAGCCCCACGTGTTCCTCTCGGGCCCCGCGACACTCGTGTTCACGGGCGAGGTCGCGCTCGCCTGACCCGGCAGCCGCAGACTCGGGATGCCGGCATCCCGACCCATCGGCCCAGGAGGCGCGGCGTCAGGGCAGCCGCACCGGCTCCGTGCGCGGCGTGCCGTGCCGGCGCACCTTGAGCACGCGGAAGCCGCGACCCGTCGCGGCGCGATGCACGCTGTAGCCGTCGTCGAAGGTCGCGGCGAGCCAGCGCTGCAGCGAGTCCGACCCGAGGTTCCGCTGCACGACGAGCCACGCATCGGAGCGCTCGTCGAGGCGGGGGATCCAGCGTTCGAGCAGGCCGTGCAGCTCGTTCTTGCCGACTCGGATCGGCGGATTGGAGCGGATGGTCCGGAAGGTGACGTCGTCGGGAACATCGTCGGGCAGCGCGGCGTTGACATTGTGGAGGCCGAGCGCCTCGGCGTTGCGGCGAACGAGGTCGAGCGCTCGCTCGTTGACGTCGACCGCCCACACCGTGGCGTGCGGCGCGTCGAGCGCGACGCTCAGCGCGATCGGACCCCAGCCGCAGCCCAGATCCAGCAGATGTCCGCCGTGCGGCGGCGGGGGAGTGTTCGCCAGGAGCACCGCCGCCCCCGCGTCCACGTGGTCGGGGCTGAAGACGCCCCCCGCCGTCGTGACCTCCAGGTCGCGACCGGCGAGCTGCACGCGGATGCGACGGAGATTCTCGGAACTGGAGGGCGACGCGCTGAAGTAATGGTCGCCGCTCATCGCTCACGAGCGTAGCGGAGAGGCTTCGGTCCGCGGGAGGGGCGGAGGCCTCCCCGCGACGGAAAAGCGTAGAGTTTACGGATTGCCCTGGGGCCTGGCAACCCACTCACCGTGGGGGCCGGACATCAGGCATCCCGGAAGGAACACATGACAGACACCACCACCCCTCAGAGCACCGAATCCACGCCCGTCGACCCCGTCGACCCGGTGGATCGGGTGCTTTCGCGTGCGGACGCACGCTCGGGCGTGCGGGTGTTCGGCGCGGCGCAGGCGCTTCAGGACGAGACGACGATCTCGCGCGCCGACACCGACGGCGAGCAGTGGGACCGCGAGGAGCGCGCCGCGCTGCGTCGCGTTCCCGGCCTGTCCACGGAGCTCGAGGACGTCACCGAAGTCGAGTACCGGCAGCTGCGACTCGAGAACGTCGTGCTCGTGGGCGTGCACCCGCAGGGTGAGCAGGAGGACGCCGAGAACTCGCTGCGCGAGCTCGCCGCCCTCTCCGAGACCGCGGGCGCCGTCGTGCTCGACGGCGTGCTGCAGCGCCGTCCGCATCCCGATCCCGCCACCTATGTCGGCCGGGGCAAGGCCGAGGAGCTGCGCGACATCGTCGCCGCCGTCGGCGCCGACACGGTGATCGCCGACACGGAGCTCGCCCCCAGCCAGCGTCGTGCGCTGGAGGACGTTGTGAAGGTCAAGGTCATCGACCGCACGACCGTCATCCTCGACATCTTCAGCCAGCACGCCAAGAGCCGCGAGGGCAAGGCGCAGGTCGAGCTCGCACAGCTCGAGTACCTCCTTCCGCGTCTGCGCGGCTGGGGTGACTCGATGAGCCGCCAGGCCGGTGGCCAGGTCGGCGCGGGCGGCGCGGGAATGGGCTCGCGCGGTCCCGGTGAGACGAAGATCGAGCTCGACCGCCGCCGCATCCGCACGAAGATGGCGCAGCTGCGCCGCCAGATCCGCGACTTCGCCCCCGCGCGCGACGCCAAGCGCGCCGAGCGCAAGCGCAACACGATCCCCGCCGTCGCGATCGCCGGGTACACCAACGCCGGCAAGTCGTCGCTCCTCAACCGGCTGACGCGCGCCGGCGTGCTCGTCGAGAACGCGCTGTTCGCGACGCTCGACACGTCCGTGCGACGCGCCGAGACGACGGATGGCCGCGTGTACACGCTGACCGACACGGTCGGCTTCGTGCGCAACCTGCCGCATCAGCTCGTCGAGGCGTTCCGCTCGACGCTCGAGGAGGTCGGCGACTCCGACGTCATCCTGCACGTCGTCGATGCATCCCACCCCGATCCGGGCGCGCAGCTCAAGACCGTGCGCGACGTCATCGGCGATGTCGGTGCGCGCGACACGCGTGAGCTCGTGGTCTTCAACAAGGCCGATCTCGTGACGGACGACGAGCGAATGCTGCTGCGCGGCCTCGAGCCGGACGCGCTGTTCGTCTCGTCGCGCACGGGCGAGGGCATCGACGAGCTGCGTGCCGCGATCGAGGCGGCGCTGCCGCTCCCCGAGGTCGAGGTGCGCGCCGTCGTGCCGTATGACCGCGGAGACCTCGTCTCGGCGATCCACGAGACGGGACACCTCGTGTCGCAGTCGCACGAGGCGGAAGGGACGGCGGTGCACGCGTACGTGTCGCCGCGTCTCGCGGCCGACCTCGCGCCGTTCAGCCTCTGACGCCTCTCACCGCATCGGGTCGAAGCGCCGTGATGAGGCGGATGCCGCAGCATCCGTCCTGATCCCCGCGCTTGACCCGATTCCGCCGCGGGCTACGACAGCTCGAGCGGCGGAACATCCGGCGTCTCGAACCCGAAGACCGCGCCCAGGAAGGCGATCTCCTTCTCGAGCGCGTCGACGACGGTCTCGGCCTTCCGGAAGCCGTGGCCCTCGCCCTCGTAGACCACGTACGAGTGCGGGATGCCGCGCGCCGCGAGTGCGTCGCGGATCGCCTCCGACTGCGACGGCGGCACGACCTCGTCCTCGGAGCCCTGCAGCAGGAGCACGGGCACCCGGAAGCGCTCGGGGCGGCTGAGCGGCGACCGCTCGACGTACAGCCGCTCCGCCCGGGGGAGCGGGCCGATGAGCCCGTCGAGGTAGTGCGCCTCGAAGTCGTGCGTCTCCTCCGCCAGCATGCGGGCATCGCCCACGCCGTAGCGCGAGATGCCGGCGGCGAAGACGTCGGCTGCCACCAGCGCCGCCAGCACCGTCCACCCGCCGGCCGAGCCGCCCTCGATCACGAGACGCGCCGCGTCCGCTCGCCCCTCCGCCGCAAGGCCCGCAGCCGCGACCGCGACGTCGTCGACGTCGACCACGCCCCACAGGCCCCGCAGGCGCTCCCGGTAGTCGCGCCCGTAGCCGGACGAGCCGCCGTAGTTGACGTCGAGCACGCCGATCCCGCGGCTCGTGAAGTAGGTGATCTTGCCGGATGCCGCACCCCCGACGTGGGCCGTGGGTCCGCCGTGCACGAAGACGACGTAGGGCGGCAGCTCGCCGGCGGGTGCGTGAGCCGTGGGGTTCGTCGGAGGGTAGTCGAAGGCGTGGACGGGTCCGTGCGGGCCGTCGAAGGTCACGGCGCGGGGGCGCGGCATCCATTCCTCTGCCCAGGGCGCGTCGGAACCGGCGACGCTTTCGGCGCCGCCGGAGTCGATGTCGACGAGCCACACGGCGGGCGGCGAGGAGGCGCCGGAGCCCGACACCAGGACCCGCGTGCCGGAGACGTCCTCGATCGACGTGTTGGCGACGACGTCGACCTCGATCGTGCGCACCTCGCCGCTGTCGGGGTCGATGACGACCACCTCGTCGGCGCCGTTCGTGCGGACGGCCACGATGCGGCCATCGTCGAGCGGCGCGAACCAGCGCGTTCCGAGCACCCACAGCGGTCCGCCGGTGTCGGCGTCGCCGGGAGCGACGTCCTCGTGGTCGAGGCCGAAGTCCAGGCGGAGGCGCCAGATGTTCCAGCGCCCGGTGGCATCGTCGGCGTAGAGGAGGTCGTCCGCGTCGACCCATGTCGGCTGAAGCGCCGCGGTGGTGCCGGACGTGACCGCGGTCCACTCCGCCACGATGCCGCCTTCGAGACGCCCGACGCGCAGCTCTGTGCGGTCCCAGGGCATGTCGGGATGGTTCCAGGCCACCCAGGCGAGATGGCGGCCGCCCGGCGAGAGCGCGGGCTGCGCGACGAAGTCGCTCTGCGCCGTGAGCGACACGACGCGCCACAGCCCCGAGGTCGCGACCGCGACGATGTCGCGTCGCGGCGCCCGGCCCTCGTGATGAGATTCGCGGATCGCGAGCAGCCGGCCCTCCTGCCACGTCAGGCCGCCGAACCGGACCCCCTCGTCCGGCGGTGTGAGCGGTCGCGGCGGCTCGCCGGGTGTGACGGCCCAGATGCGCTGATCGGCCTTCTCGACGAAGTACAGGATGCCGTCGTCCGACGCCGTCCACACGCCGCCGCCGTACTCGTGCACGCGGGAGCGGGCGCTCCAGGGCGGCGGGAGGAGCTCTTCCACGCGCCCGCCGGGCTGGCGGCGACGCACGGTCGTGCGTCCGCCCTCCTCGGGGACGCTCTCGCCCCACCAGATCTCGTCGCCGACGAAGCGTGCTCCGTCGAGGCGTGGTGAGGCCGCCGAGACGGCCGCTGCGGTGACGGGGGAAGGCCAGGATCCGTAGGGGAGCTCACGGCTCATGACCCCCACCGTACGCCGGAATCGGCATCCCTATCGACATATGCCTTCTGGGCTATCGACCTCGAAACACACCGTCACACGGTCGCGCCGGCCGTGCCCGCTCGTCTACCGTGGTCGAATCGTCGCCTGGCTGACCCCGGGCGTGGAGCGACAGCCGAGCCCGGCACCCGCCCGCGATGACCCCGCCCCTCCTCGTGAGGCGAGCGCGGGCCGCGGCCGACCGGCCTCCCTGTCCCTCTACCGAAGTGCACGTCATGACTGCAGCTGTGCGCACCGCCGACGCGGTGCCGTTCTCGTTCGAGATCTACCCGCCGCGCTCCGACGCCGCGACCGCAGCGCTGCACGAGACGATCCGTCATCTCGCCGACGCGGGACCCCGCTTCATCTCCGTCACATACGGCGCAGGTGGGTCGACCGGCGGACGCTCCCTCGAGCTCGTGCGGCACATCCGCGAGACGACCGACGTCGAGCCGCTCGCGCACCTCACGTGCGTCGGCACGACCTATGCGGACGCCGCGCGCCTCATCCGCGAGTTCCTCGACGCCGGCATCACGAGCTTCCTCGCCCTCCGCGGCGATCCTCCGCTCGGCGCGACGGAGGACGACGCCTTCCTGGGCGACCTCGAGACGGCGGCGCAGCTCGTGCAGCTCATCCATCGTGTCCAGGCGGAGCGCTCGCCGTACACCGAGTGCCCCATCCCCGGCGTGCCGGGCGCCGCGCGCGTCGATCGCCGCCGCAAGGCGGAGATCTCGGTCGCCGCCTTCCCCAACGGGCACCCCCGGTCGCGGCATCCGCACGAGCACATCGACGCGCTGCTCGCGAAGCAGGCGGCCGGTGCGACGTCGGCGATCACGCAGCTCTTCTTCCACGCCGACGACTATCTCGGCTTCGTCGAGCAGTCGCGCGCCGCGGGGGTCGTCATCCCCATCCTCCCCGGCATCATGCCGATCGTCTCGCCCGCCCGTCTTCGCCGCGTGCTCGAGCTGACGGGGGAGCAGCTGCCGACGGGCCTCGCCGCCGCCCTCGACGCCGAGCCGACGGCCGAGGGCCAGCGCGCCGTCGGCATCGCCCACGCCGTGGAGCTCGCCCGCGAGGTCGTCGCGGGCGGTGCCCCCGGCATCCATCTGTACGCGTTCAACCATCACGAGACCGTTCTCGAGGTGCTCCGCGAAGCCGGCGCCCTCGTCCCTTCCGAACTGGAGGCCGCACGATGACCGACACCACCTTCCCGACCGGGACGATCCTCGGCTATCCCCGCATCGGGCGCCGACGCGAGCTCAAGCGCGCCGTCGAGGCGCACTGGGCGGGAAAGCTCACCGAGGCCGAGCTCGAGGCGTCGACGGCCGAGCTGCGCCGCGCGACGCGCGAGCGCCTCGCGGCTCTGGGCCTCGGCCGCGACGATTCCTCGATCCCCGAGTCGTTCTCGTATTACGACCAGGTCCTGGATGCCGCGACAGCGGTCGGCGCGCTGCCGGAGCGTTTCGCCCATCTGCGCGACGAGGACGGCACCATCGGCCTCTCCGCGTACTTCACCGCCGCCCGCGGAGAGGCCGAGCTCGCGCCGCTCGAGCTGACGAAGTGGTTCGACACGAACTACCACTACCTCGTGCCCGAGATCGGGCCCGAGACCGCGTTCGCGCTGTCGACCGACCGCTTCGCGCGCCAGGTCGCGGAGGCCCGTGCCGACGGCGTCACGACCCGCCCCGTGATCGTCGGACCCGTCACGCTCCTCGCCCTCGCGAAGGCGTCAGAGGTGGCCCCCGCGGGCTTCTCGCCGCTCGACCGGCTGGACGATCTGCTGCCCGTCTACGGCGAGCTGCTCGCGGCGCTGCGCGCGGCGGGCGCGGAGTGGGTGCAGCTCGACGAGCCCGCGCTCGTGAGCGAGAGCCTGCCCGTCGGCGCCGACCTGCTCGCGGCCGCCGCGGCACGCGCCTACGACGTGCTCGGCGGCGGCGAGGACCGCCCCGCGATCCTCGTGGCGGCGCCGTACGCCCAGCTGACGACGGCCTCCTGGCGCGCGCTCGCGGCGGCCCCGGTCGAGGCGCTGGCCCTCGACCTCGTCCGCGGCGCCGTGCCTGCCCCGGTCGCCGGACTCGCGGGCAAGACGCTCGTCGGCGGTGTCGTCGACGGCCGCAACGTGTGGCGCGGCGATCAGGCCGGCGCCTGGACGACGCTCGAGCAGCTGGGCGCGCTCGGTGCAGCCGCCGTCGCAGCCGGCACGTCGACGTCGCTGCAGCACGTGCCGCACGACGTCGCGGAAGATCCGCAGCTCGACGCGCGGCTCGTGTCGTGGCTCGCCTTCGCCGACCAGAAGGTGGGACAGGTGGTCACCCTCGCGCGGGGTCTCGCCGAGGGACGCGACGCCATCGCCGCGGATCTGGCAGCGGCATCCCTCGCCCTCGAAGACCGCCTCTCGGCCCCCGGCGTCCGCGACGGCGCTGTGCGGCAGCGTGCGGAGGCCCTCGGGACGTCGGACTTCGATCGGGGCGACTACGAGGCCCGGGTCGCAGCCCAGGAGGCGGCGCTCGGCCTGCCCGTGCTGCCGACGACGACGATCGGGTCATTCCCGCAGACGGGCGACATCCGCCGGTTCCGCGCGCAGCACGACCGCGGCGAGCTCTCGACCGCCGAGTACGAGAATCTGCTACGGCTGGAGATCGCCTCGGTGATCGGGCTGCAGGAGGAGCTCGGACTCGACGTGCTCGTGCACGGCGAGCCGGAGCGCAACGACATGGTGCAGTACTTCGCCGAGAACCTCGACGGGTTCGCGGTCACGCGCAACGGCTGGGTCCAGTCCTACGGTTCCCGTGCGACGCGCCCGTCGATCCTGTGGGGAGACGTCTCGCGTCCCGCTCCCATCACGGTGCGGTGGTCGCAGTTCGCACAGTCGCTCAGCGACCGTCCGGTCAAGGGCATGCTGACGGGACCGGTCACGATCCTCGCCTGGTCCTTCGTCCGCGACGACCAGCCGCTCGCCGAGACGGCCAACCAGGTCGCACTCGCCCTCCGCGACGAGATCGCCGATCTCGAGGCCGCCGGCATCGGCATCGTGCAGGTCGACGAGCCGGCCCTGCGCG
This genomic interval carries:
- the metE gene encoding 5-methyltetrahydropteroyltriglutamate--homocysteine S-methyltransferase, yielding MTDTTFPTGTILGYPRIGRRRELKRAVEAHWAGKLTEAELEASTAELRRATRERLAALGLGRDDSSIPESFSYYDQVLDAATAVGALPERFAHLRDEDGTIGLSAYFTAARGEAELAPLELTKWFDTNYHYLVPEIGPETAFALSTDRFARQVAEARADGVTTRPVIVGPVTLLALAKASEVAPAGFSPLDRLDDLLPVYGELLAALRAAGAEWVQLDEPALVSESLPVGADLLAAAAARAYDVLGGGEDRPAILVAAPYAQLTTASWRALAAAPVEALALDLVRGAVPAPVAGLAGKTLVGGVVDGRNVWRGDQAGAWTTLEQLGALGAAAVAAGTSTSLQHVPHDVAEDPQLDARLVSWLAFADQKVGQVVTLARGLAEGRDAIAADLAAASLALEDRLSAPGVRDGAVRQRAEALGTSDFDRGDYEARVAAQEAALGLPVLPTTTIGSFPQTGDIRRFRAQHDRGELSTAEYENLLRLEIASVIGLQEELGLDVLVHGEPERNDMVQYFAENLDGFAVTRNGWVQSYGSRATRPSILWGDVSRPAPITVRWSQFAQSLSDRPVKGMLTGPVTILAWSFVRDDQPLAETANQVALALRDEIADLEAAGIGIVQVDEPALRELLPLKTADQPAYLAWSVDSFRLATAGARPATQVHTHLCYSEFAVVIDAIAALDADVTSIEAARSRGEVIGDIAESGFSHGVGPGVYDIHSPRVPSVAEVADLLRRAVDELPLRQVWVNPDCGLKTRAYPETVASLQNLVEATRLVRAAIDVTV
- the hflX gene encoding GTPase HflX, producing the protein MTDTTTPQSTESTPVDPVDPVDRVLSRADARSGVRVFGAAQALQDETTISRADTDGEQWDREERAALRRVPGLSTELEDVTEVEYRQLRLENVVLVGVHPQGEQEDAENSLRELAALSETAGAVVLDGVLQRRPHPDPATYVGRGKAEELRDIVAAVGADTVIADTELAPSQRRALEDVVKVKVIDRTTVILDIFSQHAKSREGKAQVELAQLEYLLPRLRGWGDSMSRQAGGQVGAGGAGMGSRGPGETKIELDRRRIRTKMAQLRRQIRDFAPARDAKRAERKRNTIPAVAIAGYTNAGKSSLLNRLTRAGVLVENALFATLDTSVRRAETTDGRVYTLTDTVGFVRNLPHQLVEAFRSTLEEVGDSDVILHVVDASHPDPGAQLKTVRDVIGDVGARDTRELVVFNKADLVTDDERMLLRGLEPDALFVSSRTGEGIDELRAAIEAALPLPEVEVRAVVPYDRGDLVSAIHETGHLVSQSHEAEGTAVHAYVSPRLAADLAPFSL
- a CDS encoding prolyl oligopeptidase family serine peptidase — translated: MSRELPYGSWPSPVTAAAVSAASPRLDGARFVGDEIWWGESVPEEGGRTTVRRRQPGGRVEELLPPPWSARSRVHEYGGGVWTASDDGILYFVEKADQRIWAVTPGEPPRPLTPPDEGVRFGGLTWQEGRLLAIRESHHEGRAPRRDIVAVATSGLWRVVSLTAQSDFVAQPALSPGGRHLAWVAWNHPDMPWDRTELRVGRLEGGIVAEWTAVTSGTTAALQPTWVDADDLLYADDATGRWNIWRLRLDFGLDHEDVAPGDADTGGPLWVLGTRWFAPLDDGRIVAVRTNGADEVVVIDPDSGEVRTIEVDVVANTSIEDVSGTRVLVSGSGASSPPAVWLVDIDSGGAESVAGSDAPWAEEWMPRPRAVTFDGPHGPVHAFDYPPTNPTAHAPAGELPPYVVFVHGGPTAHVGGAASGKITYFTSRGIGVLDVNYGGSSGYGRDYRERLRGLWGVVDVDDVAVAAAGLAAEGRADAARLVIEGGSAGGWTVLAALVAADVFAAGISRYGVGDARMLAEETHDFEAHYLDGLIGPLPRAERLYVERSPLSRPERFRVPVLLLQGSEDEVVPPSQSEAIRDALAARGIPHSYVVYEGEGHGFRKAETVVDALEKEIAFLGAVFGFETPDVPPLELS
- a CDS encoding methylenetetrahydrofolate reductase, producing MTAAVRTADAVPFSFEIYPPRSDAATAALHETIRHLADAGPRFISVTYGAGGSTGGRSLELVRHIRETTDVEPLAHLTCVGTTYADAARLIREFLDAGITSFLALRGDPPLGATEDDAFLGDLETAAQLVQLIHRVQAERSPYTECPIPGVPGAARVDRRRKAEISVAAFPNGHPRSRHPHEHIDALLAKQAAGATSAITQLFFHADDYLGFVEQSRAAGVVIPILPGIMPIVSPARLRRVLELTGEQLPTGLAAALDAEPTAEGQRAVGIAHAVELAREVVAGGAPGIHLYAFNHHETVLEVLREAGALVPSELEAAR